CACATGGTGGGTGGTATCGACACCATGGGGGATCTCGTCGAAGGCGAAGCGGTCGAGGTTGCCCCCCTCGGCGGCGATGGCGGCGGCCAGCGGGTTCATGGCACCGATGGCCGCCGCGCCCAGGCCGGCCGACCCGGCGCCCTTGAGAAAACCGCGACGCGAGAAGCGACGCTCGATGATCTCGCCGATGGGCGAGCGAACCTCGGGGTTGCTGGGAGTGTTCTCGGCGTTCTCGAAATGGGCGCGACGATTGAAGGCCATGACGTCTTTCCTCTGATGATCGGCGGTGACGGGCCACAAGTGATACGCCCCCAAGGTGTCAATCTAGTTAAGCCGACATGGAAAATCTCTCAGGTCCAATGCACCACATTATGCTAATAATGGCCTGGGGACCTCCCGACGAGGCGATCGCCCTCTGGCTGGCGGTGCCACCACACCGCAGACACGACACCACGGAGCCCACATGGACTGGAATCCCGCCTATGCCTGGCTGGCCATTGCCCTGCTGCTGGGGCTCGCCGAGTTGACCTCGGGCGCCCTGCTGCTGCTGGCCCTGGGGGTGGCGGCTGCCCTGACCGCCGCCCTCGCCGCGCTGGGCCTCTCCCTGTCATGGCAGCTGCTGGGGATGGGCGTGTTCTCGGGCCTGCTGGCGCCGCTGGCGATCATGGTGATTCGTCCCCGCTTCTCGCCCAGGGGCGTGGCCTACGGCACCACCGGCACCGGCGTGGAGAAGGGCCGGGCCTTCACGGTCCTGGCGCGCGACTTCGACGGTGCCTGCGGCATCAAGATCAATGGCGACTTCTACCGAATCCGCCTCGCCGGCAGCGACGACACCGCCCTGCCGGTGGGGACCCGCGTGATCTTCGAGGAGTTCGACGGCACCACCGCCGTCGTCAGCCTCGCCACTGCCAAGGAGTTATGAGCATGGACCTGGTCAATCCGGGGCTGATTCTCAGCCTGATCATCGTCGTCATCGGCATCCTGATCATCGCCAAGGGCCTGGTGGTCGTCCGCCAGTCCGAGGTCATGGTCATCGAGCGCCTGGGGTCCTTCAACCGGCTCCTGGAGAGCGGCATCAACATCATCATTCCCTTCATCGAGCAGCCCCGCGCCATCACCATGATTCGCTATCGCAAGCTCGGCGAGGACTACCAGGCCATCACCAGCGACGAGGTGCGCATCGACCGTCGCGAGACGGTGATGGACTTTCCCGGCCAGCCGGTGGTGACCACCGACAACGTCACGGTCACCATCAACGGCGCCCTCTACTACCAGATCATTGATCCCAAGCGCGCCGTCTACGAGGTGGAGAACATGAGCCAGGCGGTGGAGGTGCTGGCCAAGACCACCCTGCGCTCGGTGGTCGGCAAGATGGAACTCGACAAGCTGTTCGAGTCGCGTGCCGAGGTCAACAACGAGATCCAGTCCTCCATGGAGGAGGCGGCCTCCAAGTGGGGGGTGAAGATCTCGCGGGTCGAGGTACAGGATATCGCCATGCCCGAGGAGGTGGAGTCCGCCATGCGCCTGCAGATGGCCGCCGAGCGCCGCCGCCGGGCCACCGTGACCGAGGCCGAAGGCGAGAAGGCGGCGGCCATCGCCATGGCCCAGGGCCAGCGGGAGTCGGCGATCCTCAACGCCCAGGGCGACAAGGAGTCGGCCATCCTGCGCGCCCAGGGGGAACAGGAGTCGATCACGCTGGTGCTGGGCGCCATCGGCGACAGCGAGGAGAACAAGCGTACCGTGGTGGGCTACCTGCTGGGCCAGAGCTATATCAAGGCCCTGCCCACCATGGCCCAGCAAGGCGAGCGAGTCTTCGTGCCCTACGAGTCCTCCGCCCTGCTCGGCTCCATGGGCATGTTCCGCGAGATGGCCGGCACCCCCGAGGACGCCGTGGCCAGCCATCTCCGCTCGCAGTCCCCCCGGGAGGGCCTGCGCAGCGGCATGGTCGGCGGGGCCGCCTCGGGCGGCGACTGAGGGATCCGCGACGCGGACTCAGCGCGGCGGCGCCTGCCGGCTCATGAGGTGGACGTCCTCGCCGTGATGGGCGAGGGTCTCGTGATCCTGCCAGCCCCGCCGGCGATTCGGCGCCTGCCGATCCAGGGTGATGCGATACCGCCTCGACCCTGTGGCAACAGGGCCTCCCTAGGACCTTCGTCGTAGTCATCACCGGTCTTGCCGGCTTGTCGGGCATACTACCCGGCCAGCCACGCTCGTCTCGGGAGTCCCGATGCCGCTGATCCAGGAAAAACTTGCGACTCCGCCATTGCCCATTTCGCTGGTGGCCCGGCCGCGCCTCAACGATCACTTCGTCCTCGACGAGCGCGTCCGGGTGCTGCTGGTCAAGGCACCACCGGGCTACGGCAAGAGCACCCTGGTCGCCGAGCGGCTTCCCGCCCTGGAGCAGACGGCAAGCTGGCTGCGGCTGGATGCCCGCGATAACGACCCGACCCGCTTCGCCCGCTACTTCGCCGCGGCCCTCGACCGGCTGTGCCGGGAGCACCTGGCGGTCTCGCTGCCGGCAACGGATGACGATGTCTCCTTCGGCGACCGCATCGACGACTGGCTGGCCAGCCTGCCCGCCGAGGCCGCGCCCTGCCGGCTGGTGCTCGACGACTTCGATCACCTCCGGCACCCGGCTATCCTCGAGGGGCTCGCCCACTGGCTGCGCCATCAGCCGCGCTGGCTGACCCTGACGCTGGTGTCGCGCACCCGGCCGCCCCTGGGACTCCCCGGCCTGCGGCTGCGCGGTGAGCTGGAGGAGATCGGCGTGGAGCAGCTGGCCTTCGACGCCGAGGAGGCGCAGACCCTGTGCGCCGAGCAGCTCAGCTTCCCGCCCACCCGGGTCAGTCTGGAACGCGCCCTGCGTCGTACCGAGGGTTGGCCGATGGCGCTGGCCTGGCTGATCGAGCGCACCACCACCCGGGCCGGTTTCGATGCGCTGCTCGAACGGCTATCCGGGGCGCATCCGGACTTCGTGGCCTGGTTCGACGACCTGCTGAACACCAGCGTCGACGCCCCCGACCAGGAACTGTTGCTGCAGCTCGGCGTGTTGGAGCGATTCTCGCCGCCGCTGGTGGCACGACTGCTGGACGGCGACCGGGTCACACAGCGCCTGGAGGCCCTGGAGCAGACCGGCCTGTTCCTGCATCGCCCCGACCCCCACGACCAGTGGTGCCGCTTCCATGCCCTGTTCGCACAGTACCTGCGGCACCGCCGCCACGAGTTGAGCCTGGACACCCAGCGCCAGCTGCATCGCCGCGCCAGCGAGGCCTGGCTGGCGCTGGGCGCCCCCGACCTGGCGCTGGCCCAGGCCATCGAGGCCGACGACCCCGACGCCCTGGCGACCCTGATCGAGGATCAGGGCCCCTATCTGCTGGCCCACGGCCACTTCGCGCTGCTCGCCCGGGCCCTGGCGACGCTCGGCGAGCCGCGTGTCGGCGCCTCGCCGCGCCTCACGCTGATCCACGGCTGGGTGTCCCACGCCCAGTACCTGTTCGACCGTACCGCCCAGGCCATCGGCTGGATCGAGGCCCAGCTCGACGAACCCGCCTGGCAGGAACTCGCCGCCGAGTTCGCCACCCTGCGCGCGCAACTGGCGATCAACCGGGGCGATGCCGAGCGCGCCGCCCCGCTGGCCGAGCAGGCTCTCACCTTGCCGGCGCGCTACCTGGCCGCCACCCCGGTCTCGGCCGGCGCCATTCTCTGTGAGTCACGCTTCGTCCAGGGCCATCTCGAGGAATCGCTGACCCGCATCCAGGCGGTGGAACAGGAGGCCAAGCACATCGGCGATGACCAGCTGATGCTGTGGGCGCTGTGCCATCATTCGGAGACCCTGGTCGCCCAGGGTCGGCTGCAGGCCGCCTTCGACATCCAGGAGCGCGCCTTCGCGCATATCGAGCACTGCGGCCTCGACCGCCTGCCGGTCGCCGAGTTCCTCTACCGCATCCGCAGCCAGCTGCTGTGGGAATGGCACCGCCTGGACGAGGCCGAGCAGGCGGCCCTGGCGGGCATCGCCGTGCTCGACAATCAGGGCGAGCACTGGACCCTGCAGTGCCATGTCGGCCTGGCCAAGGTCGCCCTGGCCCGCGGCGACCAGGCGCAATGCGCCGACCATATCCGCCGCCTGCGCAAGATACTGGCCGAGGGCGACTACCATATCGACTGGCGGGCCAACGCCCACGCCGCCCTGCTGGCCTGGTGGCAGGCCAACGACGACCTCGATGCCGTGGCCCGCTGGCTGCGGGAGGCACCGCCCGCCGAACCCGACACCGCCAGCAATCACTTCGCCCAGGCCAACGTACGCAACCACGCCCGCGCGCGGATGCTACTCGACCGGCCGGACGAGGCCCGGCCCCTGCTGGAGGCCCTGGAGGCGCAAGCCGAGCGCTTCGGCCTGGTCACCGACGCCAACCGCAACCGCCTGTGCCAGGCGGCGCTGGAGTGGCAGTGCGGCCACGAGGAGGCGGCACTGGATCACCTGACGGTGGCCCTGGAGCTGGCCTCGCGCACGGGGCTCATCGGCAGCTTCCTGCGCCTGGGCAAGCCGCTGGTCGAGATGCTCGGGGCCCTGCTCGAGGGCGGTGAGCTCGATGAGCTGTCCCGCGCGCGCGCCGAGCGGCTGATCGAACTGGCCGGCCGCCAGCGCGACTTCGGCCGCGCCGTGCGCCTGATGCTCGACGAGGCGGTGATCGCCGACATCGTCGCTCGCCCCGACGTCCCCGAACTGATCCGCACCTCGCCGTTGACCCGTCGCGAGTGGCAGATCCTGGGGCTGATCCACGCCGGCTTGTCCAACGAGCAGATCGCCGAGCAGCTCTCGGTGGCCCCCACCACCATCAAGACCCACATCCGCAGCCTCTACCAGAAGCAGAACATCCGCCGCCGCGAGGAGGCCATCGCCCTGGCCGGCGACCTGCTGGCCCGCATCCAGGGAGAGTAGCCACCAGCTCCCTCGTCCCCTCCTCCCCCCGCCTACGCCTGCCTCATCCCCGACGGGAGGATCTCTCTGGTCGGCACTCCCGGCACCATGGCGCGACACCCCGTCCCGTGCGGCTGGCGCCCCGCGGAACGGCGCGCCAGCGAGCCCGACATCGAGACCGACGACGAGGACAAGGCTCATGACCACAGACACTTCCCAATACCTCGGCCGCCAGGGCGCCGACTGGTGGCGCGGCGCGGTGATCTACCAGATCTATCCGCGCAGCTTCCTGGATGCCAATGGCGACGGCATCGGCGACCTGCAGGGTGTGATCGACAAGCTCGACTACATCGCCTCGCTCAATGTCGACGCCATCTGGCTGTCGCCCTTCTTCACCTCGCCGATGAAGGACTTCGGCTACGACGTCAGCGACTACCGCGGCGTCGACCCGATGTTCGGCACCCTGGCCGACTTCGACCGCCTGGTGGAGGCCGCCCATGCCCGCGGCCTCAAGGTCACCATCGACCAGGTGCTCTCGCATACCTCGGACCAGCACCCCTGGTTCCAGGAAAGCCGGGCGAGCCGCGACAACCCCAAGGCCGACTGGTACGTGTGGGCCGATCCCAAGCCCGACGGCGCCCCGCCCACCAACTGGCAGGCGATCTTCGGCGGCTCCGCCTGGCAATGGGACACCCGCCGCTGCCAGTACTACCTGCACAACTTCCTGGTCGAGCAGCCGGACCTCAACTTCCGCCATCCCGCGGTGGTCCAGGCCATCCTCGGCGAGGTGCGCTTCTGGCTGGAGCGTGGCGTCGACGGCTTCCGCCTCGATGCGGTCAACTTCTGCACCCATGGCGAGCTGAAGGACAATCCGCCGCGCGAGGAGATCGCCGAGGGCTTTATCGGCGTACGCCCGGACAACCCCTACGGTTACCAGCACCATATCCACGACAAGACCCAGCCGGAGAACCTGGTCTTCCTCGAGCGGCTACGCGCCCTGCTCGACGAATACCCCGGCACCACCAGCGTCGGCGAGGTCGGCGATGATGACTCCCTGGGGGTGATGGCCGAGTACACCCGGGGCGGTGAGCGCCTGCACATGGCCTACTCCTTCGACCTGCTCGGTGAGCGCCATGACCCCGAGTACCTGCGCGGCATCCTCACCGAGATGGAGTCGCGCATCGAGGATGGCTGGCCGTGCTGGGCGCTGGGCAACCACGACGTGACCCGCCTGGCCTCTCGCTGGCAGGCCGAGGACAATGCCGCGGCACTGCGGCTTTATATGGCCTTCCTGCTGACCCAGCGCGGCAGCATCTGCCTCTACCAGGGCGAGGAACTGGGCCAGACCGAGGCCACGCTCGCCTTCGAGCAGTTGGTCGACCCCGCCGGCATCACCTTCTGGCCGGCCTACCAGGGCCGCGACGGCTGCCGCACCCCGATGCCGTGGAAGGCCGATGCGCTCCACGGCGGCTTCTCCCGGGCCACGCCCTGGCTGCCGGTGCCCGATGACCACCTGGGCCTGGCCGTGGACCAGCAGGACCGGGATCCGGACTCGCTGCTCAACGCCTATCGGGCCTTCCTGGCCTTCCGCCGCACCCAGCCGGCCCTGGTCAAGGGCGAGATCCGCTACCACCCGGTGCGCGACGGGGTGCTGTGCCTCGAGCGTCGCCATCCGTCCAGCGACCCCGGCCAGCGGCTGCTGGTGGCGCTGAACTTCGCCGACGCTCCCCGCGAGCTGCCGGCCCCAGGCGCCGCGCGCGCCCTCGATGACGCGCCGGCGCTGGTCAACGGCCATTGGCGGGACGGCACTCTCACCCTGCCGGCCTACGGCATCGCCATCGCCCGCTGCCCCACCGATTCGGAGGAAGCCTCATGGGACGTCTGACACTCGAAAGCATTGGCAAGGACTACGACGGCGTCGAGATCTCGCGGGATATCGACCTGACCATCAACGACGGCGAGTTCGTGGTCTTCGTCGGCCCCTCGGGCTGCGGCAAGTCGACCCTGCTGCGCATGGTCGCCGGCCTCGAGGACATCAGCCGTGGCGAGATGTGCCTCAACGGCGAGCGGATCAACGAGATCCCGCCCCAGGAACGCGACATCGGCATGGTCTTCCAGTCCTATGCCCTCTATCCGCACATGACGGTGGCCGAGAACATGGCCTTCGGTCTCAAGCTGGCGCGCACCGACAAGGCCGAGATCCAGCGTCGCGTCCAGCACGCCGCCGGGATCCTGCAGCTGACCGAGCTGCTCGAACGCAAGCCCAAGGATCTCTCCGGCGGCCAGCGCCAGCGGGTGGCGATCGGCCGGACCCTGGTCAAGGAACCCGCGGTGTTCCTGTTCGACGAGCCGCTGTCCAACCTCGATGCCTCGCTGCGGGTCGAGATGCGGGTGCAGATCGCCGAGCTGCACAAGCGCCTCGGCGCCACCATGATCTACGTGACCCACGACCAGGTCGAGGCCATGACACTCGCCGACCGCATCGTGCTGCTGTCCGGCGGACGCATCGCCCAGGTCGGCGCACCGCTGTCGCTCTACCACTTCCCGAAGTCCCTCGAAGTGGCCGAGTTCATCGGCTCGCCGCGCATCAATACCCTGCCGGTGACGGTGGTCGACCCGGGCCCGCGGCGCACCGGCGTGCGTCTGCCCTCCGGCGAGACCCTGGCCGTGGCGGTAGACGGTCGCGGCCTCAAGGCCGGCGACACGGCCACCCTGGGGATTCGCGCCGAAGACTTCGTCCTCCCCGACCAGGGCGAGGCCCGGATGACGGCCAGGCTGATGGTGGCCGAGAAGCTCGGCTACGAGACGCTGGCCCACCTGCAGGTCGAGGGCGTCGAGGGCACGATCACCCAGCGCCTCGATGGCCTGGCCCACCTCGAGGAGCATCAGGCCGTCGTGCTGGGCCTGGCCGGCGACCACTGCCACCTCTTCGCGTCGGACGGGACGGCCTGCCCGCGACAGGTGGAGATCCCCGGCATCACCCACTGAACGACAGGCTTCCCTGTCCGCCCCGCCCCGGTGCGCCTTGCGCCCGGGGCGTCGTCGTTGCTGGGCGGGGACGACGTCATGCGCTTCCCCGCCCTGCGCAACCTGCCCTTGGTAGATGCCGGCAAAACTGCGCGACTACCTGGGGGAGGTGTCGCGTCTGAGCGGCGTGGCGCTGTACGACGATCGAGCCATATGAGGTTCAACCCTCCGAGGCCGTCGCCTCGTCGAGGCGAATGATGGTGTGGGCGTTGGTGGCGCTGGTGGCCAGGGTGTCGATCACCCCGGTGCGCAGCGCCCCGAGGATGCCCACCGCCTTGGTGTTCTCGCTGGCGATGGCGATGACATCGGGAATACGCGCCAGGTCACCGATGGTCAGGCCGACGACGCGCCCCTGCATGGGGGTAGTCGACGGCTGGCCATGAATATCGATGAAGTCATAGCCCATCATGTCGCCCACGGTACCGGACAAGCGGGCCTCGGCGATCTCCTGGGGCGAAAACCACCCCATGCGCACCATGTTGCTGTCCTCGCTGACGTCGCCGACGCCGATCAGCGCGACGTCGGCGCGCCGGGCCCGGTCCAGGGTCTGGCGTACGGTGGGATTGTCGTAGAGGGCGTCACGCAACTCGGCGTTCTGCACCAGGGCGGGGGCATAGAGGGTCTCGCTGTCGCCGCCGTATTTCAGCGCCAGTCGCCGGCAGATGTGATCCGGGTTCATGTACTCGCCGGCCCGCAGCGAGCCGCCGATGGCACAGACGAAGGAGCAGTGGCGCTCGCCGTGATCGAAGGCGTTGTCGGCCACCGCTCCGACGTTGCGCCCCATGCCCACCGCCACGATGCTGCCGTCCTCCAGGCGGCGTGACAGATGGTCGGCGACCAGGCTGGCCACCGAGGCACGCTGGACATCGACATCGCCGTTGTCCAGGGCGATCAGCGCCCGCTTGAGGCCGAAGCGGCGCTTGAGTTCCTGCTCGATCTCGGCGCTCACGGCGGGATGCTGGCGCACGCGCACATCGACGACGCCCTCCGCCTGCGCGCGCTTGAGCAGGCGGCCGACCCGCACCCGCGAGATACCCAGGCGATTGGCGATGACCTCCTGCGTCTCACCCTCCACATAGTAGAGGGTGGCGATCTCGGTCATCAGATCGATGTCGGCGTTGTCCTGGCGATCGTTCATCCCGCGCGTCCCTGGTGGTCGAATATCGTGGTGGAGGGCGGCATACGATAGCATATCGACCACCGCCTGCCCCGAGCCCCGCCGCGCATGACGGCGGGCCACGGCGTGGCGCAGGGGACCCACCATGCCGACGCTGCGCCACACCGATGACGGCATCAGGCCACTGCCGCCTCACCGTCCTGCGACACGCGCAGCCAGGACAGCATCACGAAAGCCGCACCGTAGAGTGCCACGAAGACCCATACCACGCCCGCATTGCCGCCCCAGGGCTGCACCAGGGCCACCACGGCGGCGCCGAGAAAGGCGGCCCCGCCGGCGGCGGTGGTGTACATGGCCATGGCCGCACCCTTGTGCTCGGGCACCAGCGCCGGCATGATCGCGCCCATGGGCACGAACCCGGCCAGCAGGATGCCGAAGATCGTGCCCGCCGCCACCGACAGGTAGTAGCCCCACTCGGAGCCCGCCGGCACCAGGTGCGGCACGTACCACCACGCCAGCAGCCCCAGCGCCGAGCCGATCACGCCGAACCAGCGTACCGTGCGCTGCCAGCCCCACTTGTCGCCCAGCGCACCGAAGGCGGCATTGAACAGGATGTTCCCGGCGTAGACGATCACCGTCATCATCAGCCAGCGCGACTGCCCCCAGCCGAGCTCATCGGCGATGACCGCCGGCATGATGATGAACATGCCGAATACCGGCGCGGTATTGATCAGCCGCACCAGGAAGCCCATGAGCACACGCGGATTGCGCGCGGTCAGGCTCAGGCCGCTGGCCATCACCTGACCCGCGCTCTCGTGCGCCGGCGCCAGGCGGCGACGCCCGGTGGGCTCACGCACCCCCAGCCATACCAGCAGGAAGCCCAGGGTCACCAGTACCATCGAGGCCCACAAGGTGCTGCGCTCGCCGAGGAAGCCATCGCCGAAGGCGGGGATCGAGAAGTAGGCGAACAGGGTGCCCAGCGTCGGCAGGCCGCCGGTGAACATCACGTAGAACCAGCCCACCGCGGCACCATTGCGCTGGCGCGGCACGATGGCGTTGACCCACACCAGGAAGCCGAAGGCGAACAGCGGGAAGCCGAACCCGCGGAAGAAGTAGGCGATGAACACCATCGCCAGCGACTCGACGTTGAGCGCGACCAGGAACAGCAGCTCGAAGGCGATCCACACCAAAAAGCCCAACAACATCACGCGCCGGGGGCCGAACAGGTCCGACAGCGTCCCGGAGAGATAGGAGGCGATGATCACCGCCACGCCGTACATGGTGATGATGGTGGGCACCAGGCCGGCCCCCGTGGCGCCGAGCCCCTGCTGCATGTGCGGCGCGATGAAGTTCGACTCCACGCCGTTGCCGGTCATGAACATCAGAACGCCCAGGAACCCCCAGCGCAGGACATGCGGGATGCCGATCCGGTCGAAGACGGACTCCCGCGCGACATACTCGATGGCCGTGCTACTCATGTTGTTTTCCTCGCGGCCAGGCATGCCCTCGGGTCGTGGCGACGGCGTCGTAGCGCGGGACATGCCGGGTCTTTGGCTCTTGTTGGCTGGATCATGGGCGCCGGGATGGTGGCTGGCGGCTCCTGTTGCTCACTGCGCCCATCACGCTTTTGTCATATCGACCCGGGGGGAGGCAATTGGACGGTCGTGGCCCCCTCCCAAAGTCACAGACGGGGGCGGCTCTCGTACTCGCGGATGCGTGCCAGCTTGGCGGTCGAGGGGCCACCGGGGAAGTCGTTGGCCAGGAAGGCCTCGACAATGCTCTTGGCCAGTTCCGGCCCCACCACGCGCGCGCCCAGGGTGACGATCTGGGCATCGTTGCTGGTTCTGGCCTTGGCGGCGGAATAGGTGTCGTGAGCCTGGGCGGCGCGAATGCCCGGCACCTTGTTGGCGGCGATCGCCACGCCGATGCCGGTGCCGCACACCAGGATGCCGCGGTCGAAGCGCCCCTCGCTGATCGCCTGGGCCACCGTGACCGCCACATCGGGATACAGGATCGGTTCGGCATTGTAGGTGCCGAAGTCTTCCACGGCATATCCCAGCGATCCCAGATGCTCGATCAGCACCTCCTTGAGCTGGAAGGCGGCCTCATCACCACCGATGGCGATCCGCAGGGGGGTGTCGTTGCTGGACATGGCGGTTACCTCTCTATGGATGAGAAATCATGACCCGGCCACTTGCCTCGCCGACCAGGACCTGGGAATCAAAATAACACCAACCAAACATTTGTAAAGGAAGAGATCATACGAACAGGGTCACCGCCAGGCATCGCCACACACGAGAGAAATCAAAACTAATCGCTTTAAATCAAAAATATATAGATTAACACCGAAGGCCACGCCCTCCATTCATGCGACCAATGTCGTATGAGATAACGCCATGCAAGCTTGACACACCCCCTGAACGGGCCAATCATTTGAACACATTTAGATCAAATAAAACCACAGCATCGTACGACAACGCCTCAGGAGGTACCCATGTCGACTCGACTCGACGCGCTCAAGCAGCTCTCCCTGGTGGTCGCCGACACCGGCGACCTGACCGCCATCCGGCGTTACCGGCCCCAGGACGCCACTACCAATCCCTCGCTGATCCTCAAGGCCTTCGAACTTCCCGACTACCAGCCGCTGATCGACGAGGAGCTGGCGGCGCTCCAGGCCGGGGGCGGAGACCGCGAGGCCCTGGCCGAACACGCCGTGGACCGCCTCGCCGTGGCCATGGGCAGCGAGATCGCCCAGGTGGTGCCCGGCCGAGTCTCCACCGAAGTGGCCGCCAAGCTGTCCTTCGACGAGGCCGCCAGCATCCGCAAGGCCCACGAGCTGATCGAGCTGTATGAGCGGCGCGGCGTGTCGCGGGATCGCGTGCTGATCAAGCTGGCCTCCACCTGGGAGGGCATCCGCGCCGCCGAGGTGCTGGAGAAGGAGGGCATCAACTGCAACCTGACCCTGCTGTTCAGCGAGGCCCAGGCCCAGGCCTGCTTCGATGCCGGTGTCTTTCTTGTCTCGCCCTTCGTCGGCCGGGTCACCGACTGGTACAAGCAGGCGACCGGCCAGGACTTCACCCCCGAGACCGACCCCGGCGTGAAGTTCGTGCGGAGCGTCTGCCAGCGGGTCAGCCAGGGCGGCTTCGACACCGTGGTGATGGGGGCCAGCTTCCGCAACACCGGCCAGGTGCTGGCGCTGGCCGGCTGCCCCCGGCTGACCATCTCGCCGGCGCTGCTCGAGGAGCTGTCTGCCAGCGAGGGGGAAGTGGCGCGCGGGGTCGAGATACAAGACGGCCGTGGCCAGCGCCCGGCGCCGCTCGGCGAGCCTGCGTTCCGCTGGGGCCACAACCAGGACGCCATGGCCAACGACAAGCTGGCCGAGGGCATCCGCCGCTTCGCCGAGGATCAGGCACATCTCGAGCGCCTGATCGCCGAGCGTCTCGCCGCCCACTGACCACAGGAATGCCGTCATGACCACTCGATTCGAACGGGCCAACGCCATCCGTGCGCTGTCCATGGACGCCGTCCAGAAGGCCAACTCCGGCCACCCCGGGGCCCCCATGGGCATGGCCGATATCGCCGAGGTGCTGTGGAACGACTACCTCGAGCACAACCCGACCAATCCCCACTGGGCCGATCGCGACCGCTTCGTGCTGTCCAATGGCCATGGCTCCATG
The Halomonas sp. M4R1S46 DNA segment above includes these coding regions:
- the rpiB gene encoding ribose 5-phosphate isomerase B; its protein translation is MSSNDTPLRIAIGGDEAAFQLKEVLIEHLGSLGYAVEDFGTYNAEPILYPDVAVTVAQAISEGRFDRGILVCGTGIGVAIAANKVPGIRAAQAHDTYSAAKARTSNDAQIVTLGARVVGPELAKSIVEAFLANDFPGGPSTAKLARIREYESRPRL
- a CDS encoding RbtT/DalT/CsbX family MFS transporter codes for the protein MSSTAIEYVARESVFDRIGIPHVLRWGFLGVLMFMTGNGVESNFIAPHMQQGLGATGAGLVPTIITMYGVAVIIASYLSGTLSDLFGPRRVMLLGFLVWIAFELLFLVALNVESLAMVFIAYFFRGFGFPLFAFGFLVWVNAIVPRQRNGAAVGWFYVMFTGGLPTLGTLFAYFSIPAFGDGFLGERSTLWASMVLVTLGFLLVWLGVREPTGRRRLAPAHESAGQVMASGLSLTARNPRVLMGFLVRLINTAPVFGMFIIMPAVIADELGWGQSRWLMMTVIVYAGNILFNAAFGALGDKWGWQRTVRWFGVIGSALGLLAWWYVPHLVPAGSEWGYYLSVAAGTIFGILLAGFVPMGAIMPALVPEHKGAAMAMYTTAAGGAAFLGAAVVALVQPWGGNAGVVWVFVALYGAAFVMLSWLRVSQDGEAAVA
- the tal gene encoding transaldolase, whose protein sequence is MSTRLDALKQLSLVVADTGDLTAIRRYRPQDATTNPSLILKAFELPDYQPLIDEELAALQAGGGDREALAEHAVDRLAVAMGSEIAQVVPGRVSTEVAAKLSFDEAASIRKAHELIELYERRGVSRDRVLIKLASTWEGIRAAEVLEKEGINCNLTLLFSEAQAQACFDAGVFLVSPFVGRVTDWYKQATGQDFTPETDPGVKFVRSVCQRVSQGGFDTVVMGASFRNTGQVLALAGCPRLTISPALLEELSASEGEVARGVEIQDGRGQRPAPLGEPAFRWGHNQDAMANDKLAEGIRRFAEDQAHLERLIAERLAAH